The DNA region CACCTGAACTGGCGCAACGAGCCGCTCCAGCAGGCGCTCAGCGAGCGGCTGCGGTTCCCGGTGATCGTCGAGAACGACGCCAACGCCGCGGCCTGGGCCGAGTGGCGGTTCGGCGCCGGCCGCGGGGAGGACCACATGGTGATGCTCACCCTGGGCACCGGCATCGGCGGCGCCGTCGTCCGCGACGGCTTCGTCGACCGGGGCAGGTACGGGCTGGCGGGCGAGTTCGGGCACATGCAGGTGGTGCCCGGCGGCCACCGGTGCCCGTGCGGGAACCGGGGCTGCTGGGAGCAGTACTCCTCCGGCAACGCGCTGGTCCGTGACGCGCGCGAACTGGTGGCCGAGGAGTCCCCGGTGGTCCAGCCGCTGCTGGCGCGGGCCGGCGGCGTGATCGAGGGCATCACCGGCCCGCTGGTCACCGAGGCCGCCCGGGCCGGCGACCCGACCGCCACCGAACTGCTCTACGAGGTCGGCACCTGGCTCGGGGTCGGCATCGCCAACCTGGCCGCGGCCCTCGACCCGGGCCGCTTCGTCGTCGGCGGCGGCGTCTCCGAGGCCGGCGACCTTCTGCTCGGCCCCGCCCGGGACGCCTTCCGCCGCACCCTCACCGGCCGCGGCTTCCGCCCCGAGGCGGTCATCGTCCACGCCGCCCTCGGCAACGAGGCCGGCCTGGTCGGCGCCGCCGACCTCGCCCGCCAGGTCGCCCGCCGCTTCCGCACCATCAAGCGCCGCCGGGTCGAGCGCACCGTCCCGTAGCGGGCACCCGGAGGACACCGCGGAGCGGTGGGCCGACCCGGTCCGCCCACCGCTCCGCCGGTGCGTCGGCGCCC from Kitasatospora sp. NBC_00458 includes:
- a CDS encoding ROK family glucokinase, whose protein sequence is MTSPQATTRPPVLPTLLGLGPRAERRRRALPAGLLRLPTIGVDIGGTKVVAGVVDGEGKVLEKLRTDTPDKSKSPKVVEDVIVELVLELSDRHDVHAVGIGAAGWVDADRATVLFAPHLNWRNEPLQQALSERLRFPVIVENDANAAAWAEWRFGAGRGEDHMVMLTLGTGIGGAVVRDGFVDRGRYGLAGEFGHMQVVPGGHRCPCGNRGCWEQYSSGNALVRDARELVAEESPVVQPLLARAGGVIEGITGPLVTEAARAGDPTATELLYEVGTWLGVGIANLAAALDPGRFVVGGGVSEAGDLLLGPARDAFRRTLTGRGFRPEAVIVHAALGNEAGLVGAADLARQVARRFRTIKRRRVERTVP